A genome region from Myroides fluvii includes the following:
- a CDS encoding glycoside hydrolase family 73 protein, whose amino-acid sequence MKEINFEVFEALSLDNASIFVNKYKTAAKEIERQTGLSHIAILVQAALESGWGLKVVGNNFFGIKWTGKGEKQLVTTTEILWSPNVKFPEVLSMTKRADGKYVYKVKDWFRKYDTPEQSFQDHVLFFQENKRYAKAWEVRGDYNRFFEEIAKAGYATADNYADYLKSVAKSVIKRL is encoded by the coding sequence ATGAAGGAGATTAATTTTGAAGTATTTGAAGCGTTGTCGTTGGATAATGCTTCAATTTTTGTAAACAAATACAAAACTGCTGCTAAGGAGATTGAAAGGCAAACGGGATTGAGTCATATTGCGATATTGGTTCAAGCAGCGCTTGAGAGTGGTTGGGGGTTAAAAGTAGTTGGAAATAATTTCTTTGGCATTAAGTGGACTGGAAAGGGAGAGAAGCAACTCGTTACAACGACTGAAATTCTTTGGAGTCCTAATGTAAAATTTCCTGAGGTGTTATCGATGACTAAACGCGCAGATGGTAAATACGTGTATAAAGTCAAGGATTGGTTTAGAAAATATGATACACCGGAACAAAGCTTTCAGGATCATGTGTTGTTTTTTCAAGAGAATAAGCGCTATGCTAAAGCTTGGGAGGTTCGAGGGGATTATAATCGCTTTTTTGAAGAAATTGCTAAGGCTGGATATGCAACTGCGGATAATTATGCAGACTACCTTAAAAGTGTCGCTAAATCAGTAATTAAACGTTTATGA
- a CDS encoding UDP-N-acetylmuramoyl-tripeptide--D-alanyl-D-alanine ligase: protein MNIQELYSCFAEADGISIDTRNITPNSLFFALKGENFDANEFAQDALNKGARYVIMDNPKLVTDREKMFLVPNTLQALQQLANYHRQQLGLPIIALTGSNGKTTTKELIKAVLSRKYNVKATQGNYNNHIGVPLTLLQFDDETDIGIVEMGANHLNEIALLCAIAQPDYGYITNFGKAHLEGFGGFEGVIKGKSELYDYLEDNHKIAFVNMNDPRQDAKTITFSRFTFGSKETEANVEIEIIQHTELAEIQLEKQRITSHLTGQYNATNIAAAVAIGQYFGVSLAEASQAIQDYIPTNNRSQWIKQEPFVILLDAYNANPSSMELAIANFNQLPATTSKIYILGDMFELGTASEKEHQNIIQQVEETTFEQAFFIGKEFAKAKDTTTATAISFYETLADFLAQHEDVAQLLANHTVLIKGSRGMALEKIISFLK from the coding sequence ATGAATATACAAGAATTATACAGCTGCTTCGCAGAAGCTGACGGCATATCAATTGACACGAGAAACATTACACCTAACAGTCTTTTTTTCGCTTTAAAAGGCGAAAATTTTGACGCAAATGAATTTGCACAGGACGCATTGAATAAAGGAGCGCGCTATGTAATCATGGACAATCCTAAACTTGTAACGGACCGAGAGAAAATGTTTCTTGTTCCCAACACCTTACAAGCCTTACAACAATTAGCCAACTACCACAGACAGCAATTAGGTCTTCCTATTATTGCCTTAACGGGTAGCAATGGAAAAACAACAACCAAAGAGCTAATTAAAGCTGTTTTAAGTCGAAAATACAACGTCAAAGCAACCCAAGGAAATTACAACAATCACATTGGAGTACCTCTAACTTTACTTCAATTTGATGACGAAACCGATATTGGAATTGTAGAAATGGGCGCCAATCACCTCAACGAAATTGCTCTTTTATGTGCCATTGCCCAACCAGATTATGGCTATATCACCAATTTTGGCAAAGCTCATTTAGAAGGTTTTGGCGGTTTTGAAGGAGTAATCAAAGGAAAAAGTGAACTCTACGATTACTTAGAGGATAATCACAAAATTGCCTTTGTCAATATGAATGACCCTAGACAAGACGCAAAAACCATAACCTTCTCTAGATTTACTTTTGGCTCAAAAGAAACAGAGGCAAACGTAGAAATTGAAATAATTCAACATACTGAATTAGCTGAAATACAACTAGAAAAACAACGCATCACCTCTCATTTGACTGGGCAATATAATGCAACCAATATAGCGGCAGCTGTGGCAATTGGACAGTATTTTGGTGTTTCGTTGGCCGAAGCTAGTCAAGCCATTCAAGATTATATCCCCACCAATAATCGCTCCCAATGGATCAAGCAAGAGCCATTCGTCATTTTGCTAGATGCTTATAACGCGAATCCTTCTAGCATGGAGCTCGCTATAGCTAATTTTAACCAATTACCTGCTACCACATCTAAAATATACATCTTAGGGGATATGTTTGAGTTGGGTACAGCCAGTGAAAAAGAGCATCAAAACATCATTCAACAAGTAGAGGAAACTACCTTTGAACAAGCATTCTTCATCGGAAAAGAATTTGCAAAAGCAAAAGATACAACAACGGCAACGGCGATATCCTTTTATGAAACGCTTGCGGATTTCTTAGCTCAACACGAAGACGTAGCCCAATTATTAGCCAATCACACCGTTCTAATTAAAGGATCAAGAGGAATGGCTTTGGAAAAAATCATTTCATTTTTAAAATAA
- a CDS encoding Cthe_2314 family HEPN domain-containing protein: MKTELKWDDFTFPSKENMKAIYQKYPELDKYDIDAIKKNDEKQLNRENIFHSSYLKEQKVFYEQMINHISVANHYLSIGLYYASKNPNQFGNEQQVATSLLFETNYEMFYLKISGSFDRFLHLINIMFNLGIQKVVTKGKVDKILNKTFKNNELNDTFNKLINNDNLLPILSIRNDFIHNISNIEAKIVYDKENKIFKDNFNYMEGSEKALEHFVNYIDFINKEAIPFLYKAYTIKKAD, translated from the coding sequence ATGAAAACAGAATTGAAATGGGATGATTTTACTTTCCCAAGTAAAGAAAATATGAAAGCAATCTATCAGAAATATCCTGAATTAGATAAATATGATATTGATGCAATTAAAAAGAATGATGAAAAACAATTAAATAGAGAAAATATTTTCCATTCTAGTTATCTTAAAGAGCAAAAAGTTTTTTATGAACAAATGATTAATCACATTAGTGTTGCTAATCACTATTTATCAATAGGACTATATTACGCAAGTAAGAACCCAAATCAATTTGGTAATGAACAACAAGTAGCTACAAGTTTGCTTTTTGAAACAAATTACGAAATGTTTTATTTGAAAATTAGTGGTTCTTTTGATAGGTTTTTACATCTGATAAATATTATGTTTAACCTTGGAATACAAAAGGTTGTCACTAAAGGTAAGGTTGATAAAATATTAAATAAGACATTTAAAAATAATGAACTCAACGATACTTTTAATAAATTAATTAATAATGATAATTTGTTGCCAATATTAAGTATTCGAAATGATTTTATCCATAATATTTCAAATATTGAAGCGAAAATTGTATATGATAAAGAAAATAAGATATTTAAAGATAACTTCAATTATATGGAAGGATCTGAAAAAGCACTTGAACACTTTGTAAATTATATAGATTTCATAAACAAAGAAGCAATACCATTTTTGTACAAAGCTTACACAATAAAAAAAGCCGACTAA
- a CDS encoding NUDIX domain-containing protein, translating to MQEKVYPNAIPTVDIAVLRLNPDHTYSLLLGRKEHEPKWRFVGGFVDADDSSYETAAVRELFEETNLVALADEIKYVGSTKIDDPRYRNHKDKIITHLYLLEIPFETSDIHPKDDIKALQWFPLSNFSKEEIMEVHYPIVDLFLKYTNHKLKA from the coding sequence ATGCAAGAAAAAGTTTATCCAAACGCAATTCCTACAGTCGATATTGCTGTGTTGCGATTAAATCCAGACCACACCTACTCTCTTTTATTAGGCCGAAAAGAACACGAACCCAAATGGCGATTTGTTGGCGGTTTCGTTGACGCAGACGATTCTAGCTATGAAACAGCCGCTGTAAGAGAGTTATTTGAAGAAACCAATCTCGTAGCTCTTGCAGACGAAATTAAGTACGTAGGATCTACTAAAATTGACGACCCTCGATACAGAAACCACAAAGACAAAATCATTACCCATCTTTACCTTTTAGAAATTCCTTTCGAAACAAGCGACATTCACCCCAAAGATGATATCAAAGCTTTACAATGGTTTCCGTTATCCAACTTTTCTAAAGAAGAGATTATGGAAGTTCATTATCCCATTGTCGATTTATTCTTAAAATACACAAACCACAAACTGAAGGCGTAA
- a CDS encoding cupredoxin domain-containing protein, with amino-acid sequence MELVRGKRTIKIGKKGDTISSSLIADKPLVAKYQNGVVVGSWVNEAEQRTVYAQVLTSLTNTPLSTTQLTNVVWRWNGVVIGGSSSNFEKTTYNIGSIQVPALKIKKDIMNSIDTTSSIEFSANAYTGGYTTAITALINVVKENISANTYNAYIIDANGRGATITTTYPSVTLKAILEKGGIEVTAGITYQWFKSTMDEAEDLANDPIADNRMLLPGKTQQTLTLTASDVQTYDTYICQISENGQLVKSAMMSVRDETDSLELMYNVEGIEDDLQPGGSIKYTPKVVYRGTATPASGSWVYKYQKVKVDGTTIGNQTSGTSVTVTYTEIEAAGVSEISVLFEAQEN; translated from the coding sequence ATGGAATTAGTAAGAGGAAAAAGAACAATAAAAATTGGAAAGAAAGGTGATACAATCTCAAGTTCACTAATTGCGGATAAACCGCTAGTGGCTAAGTATCAAAATGGAGTTGTTGTAGGAAGTTGGGTAAATGAAGCGGAACAGCGAACAGTATATGCTCAAGTCCTAACGTCTTTGACGAATACTCCGCTTTCTACTACCCAATTGACAAATGTTGTGTGGCGTTGGAATGGGGTTGTGATAGGAGGTTCAAGTTCAAATTTTGAAAAGACCACGTATAATATTGGTTCGATTCAAGTACCAGCATTAAAAATCAAAAAAGATATTATGAATTCAATCGATACCACAAGTTCGATTGAATTTAGTGCTAACGCATACACTGGGGGATATACCACGGCGATTACAGCTCTAATTAATGTTGTAAAGGAAAATATATCAGCCAATACATATAATGCTTATATCATTGATGCAAACGGTCGAGGAGCAACAATAACAACAACTTATCCAAGTGTAACATTAAAAGCAATCCTAGAAAAAGGGGGTATTGAAGTAACAGCTGGAATCACATACCAATGGTTTAAAAGTACCATGGACGAAGCCGAAGACTTGGCTAATGATCCCATTGCAGATAATCGTATGCTACTGCCTGGGAAAACACAACAGACGTTAACCTTGACGGCGAGTGATGTTCAAACGTATGATACTTATATCTGCCAAATATCAGAAAACGGTCAATTGGTAAAATCAGCGATGATGTCAGTGCGTGATGAAACGGATTCGCTAGAGTTGATGTATAACGTTGAAGGAATTGAGGACGATTTGCAACCTGGGGGGTCAATTAAATACACGCCTAAAGTTGTGTATAGAGGTACAGCAACGCCTGCATCAGGTTCTTGGGTTTACAAGTATCAGAAGGTGAAAGTAGATGGAACAACCATTGGAAATCAAACCAGTGGGACATCAGTAACGGTTACCTATACGGAAATCGAAGCTGCAGGAGTGTCTGAAATTAGTGTGCTATTTGAGGCGCAAGAAAATTAA